In Rutidosis leptorrhynchoides isolate AG116_Rl617_1_P2 chromosome 2, CSIRO_AGI_Rlap_v1, whole genome shotgun sequence, one genomic interval encodes:
- the LOC139892138 gene encoding tubulin alpha-4 chain-like isoform X1, with translation MRECISVHIGQAGIQVGNACWELYCLEHGISPDGQMPSDKTVGGGDDAFNTFFSETGAGKHVPRAIFVDLEPTVIDEVRTGTYRQLFHPEQLISGKEDAANNFARGHYTIGKEIVDLCLDRIRKLADNCTGLQGFLVFNAVGGGTGSGLGSLLLERLSVDYGKKSKLGFTVYPSPQVSTSVVEPYNSVLSTHSLLEHTDVSVLLDNEAIYDICRRSLDIERPTYTNLNRLVSQVISSLTTSLRFDGALNVDVTEFQTNLVPYPRIHFMLSSYAPVISAEKAYHEQLSVAEITNTAFEPSSMMAKCDPRHGKYMACCLMYRGDVAPKDVNAAVGTIKTKRTIQFVDWCPTGFKCGINYQSPTVVPGGDLAKVQRAVCMISNSTSVAEVFSRIDHKFDLMYAKRAFVHWYVGEGMEEGEFSEAREDLAALEKDYEEVGLESGEGEDDDEEEY, from the exons ATGAGAGAATGCATTTCTGTTCACATCGGTCAGGCCGGTATTCAAGTCGGTAATGCTTGTTGGGAACTCTACTGTCTCGAGCACGGCATTTCG CCTGATGGTCAGATGCCAAGTGATAAGACTGTTGGAGGAGGTGATGACGCCTTCAACACTTTCTTCAGTGAAACAGGCGCTGGGAAGCACGTTCCACGTGCCATATTTGTAGATCTGGAGCCCACTGTTATTGATGAAGTGAGGACTGGGACGTACCGTCAGCTTTTTCACCCTGAGCAACTCATCAGCGGGAAAGAAGACGCCGCTAACAACTTTGCTCGTGGTCACTACACTA TTGGAAAGGAGATTGTTGACCTATGCCTTGACCGTATCCGAAAGCTTGCTGATAACTGCACTGGTCTTCAGGGTTTCTTGGTGTTCAATGCTGTAGGTGGAGGAACCGGTTCTGGTCTCGGTTCCCTTCTTTTGGAGCGTTTGTCAGTTGACTATGGAAAGAAGTCTAAGCTGGGATTCACTGTCTACCCGTCACCCCAGGTTTCAACCTCAGTTGTAGAGCCATACAACAGTGTGCTTTCCACTCACTCCCTGTTGGAGCATACTGATGTCTCTGTTTTGCTCGACAACGAGGCCATCTATGATATCTGCAGGCGCTCTCTCGATATCGAACGTCCCACTTACACCAATCTTAACCGGTTGGTTTCTCAG GTGATTTCTTCTTTGACTACCTCACTGAGGTTCGATGGAGCTTTGAATGTGGATGTGACTGAGTTCCAAACAAATCTTGTGCCGTACCCGAGGATCCACTTTATGCTTTCGTCATATGCCCCTGTTATCTCAGCTGAAAAAGCATACCATGAGCAGCTGTCAGTTGCTGAGATCACCAACACTGCGTTTGAGCCGTCATCTATGATGGCCAAGTGTGACCCTCGTCATGGTAAGTACATGGCATGCTGTCTGATGTACAGGGGAGACGTTGCACCCAAGGACGTGAATGCAGCTGTTGGAACCATCAAGACCAAACGAACCATTCAGTTTGTGGACTGGTGCCCAACTGGTTTCAAATGCGGTATCAACTACCAGTCTCCAACTGTGGTTCCAGGTGGTGATCTTGCTAAAGTGCAGAGGGCTGTGTGCATGATTTCCAACTCTACCAGTGTTGCTGAAGTGTTCTCTCGCATTGACCATAAGTTTGATCTCATGTATGCGAAGAGGGCTTTTGTTCATTGGTATGTTGGTGAGGGTATGGAAGAAGGTGAGTTCTCTGAAGCTCGTGAGGATTTGGCTGCGTTGGAGAAAGATTATGAAGAAGTTGGTCTCGAGTCTGGTGagggtgaagatgatgatgaagaggaatACTGA
- the LOC139892137 gene encoding probable pectin methylesterase CGR2, with amino-acid sequence MSRRPGNGTRRLVGSGSNPLGGIFHSKSQASPLLSIVLVLLGTVLVIGYVYKGSGGSSDYKAFSKIEGDFSCTFDVHRAIPILKKTYGDSMHKVLHVGPDTCSVVSELTKDKDTEAWGVEPYDIEETDVSCRSLVRKGLVRVADIKFPLAYRAKSFSLIIVSDSVDYLSPKYLNKTLPDLARVSAQNLVIFTGKPSSSKAKLSQASRFGRPAKMRSATWWARFFVQTSLEENESAAKKFEQAAAKSSYKPKCQVFHLNSYH; translated from the exons ATGTCAAGAAGACCTGGAAACGGCACACGACGGTTGGTGGGTAGTGGGAGCAATCCACTAGGGGGAATTTTTCATTCGAAATCACAAGCGTCACCTCTGTTATCCATTGTTCTTGTATTACTT GGAACAGTCCTTGTGATTGGCTATGTTTATAAGGGCTCAG GTGGATCTAGCGACTATAAAGCATTTAGCAAAATTGAAG GAGACTTCAGTTGCACGTTTGATGTTCATAGAGCTATACCTATTTTAAAGAAAACGTACGGTGATAGCATGCACAAAGTATTGCATGTGGGGCCCGATACTTGCTCAGTTGTATCTGAGTTGACTAAAGACAAAGACACTGAAGCGTGGGGTGTGGAACCGTATGATATCGAGGAAACTGATGTTTCTTGCAGAAGTCTCGTGCGCAAGGGTCTTGTTCGGGTTGCTGACATCAAATTCCCTTTAGCATACAGGGCTAAATCGTTTTCTTTGATCATAGTTTCTGATTCAGTTGATTATTTATCTCCCAAGTATCTCAACAAAACCCTTCCAGATTTGGCAAGAGTTTCTGCTCAAAATCTTGTTATCTTTACAG GTAAACCGAGTAGTTCAAAAGCTAAACTCTCTCAAGCATCAAGATTTGGACGCCCG GCTAAAATGCGGAGTGCGACTTGGTGGGCCCGGTTTTTCGTCCAAACAAGCCTCGAAGAGAATGAATCGGCAGCTAAGAAGTTTGAGCAGGCTGCTGCCAAGAGCTCATACAAGCCAAAAtgtcaagttttccacttgaattCGTACCACTAG
- the LOC139892138 gene encoding tubulin alpha chain-like isoform X2 encodes MRECISVHIGQAGIQVGNACWELYCLEHGISPDGQMPSDKTVGGGDDAFNTFFSETGAGKHVPRAIFVDLEPTVIDEVRTGTYRQLFHPEQLISGKEDAANNFARGHYTIGKEIVDLCLDRIRKLADNCTGLQGFLVFNAVGGGTGSGLGSLLLERLSVDYGKKSKLGFTVYPSPQVSTSVVEPYNSVLSTHSLLEHTDVSVLLDNEAIYDICRRSLDIERPTYTNLNRLVSQVISSLTTSLRFDGALNVDVTEFQTNLVPYPRIHFMLSSYAPVISAEKAYHEQLSVAEITNTAFEPSSMMAKCDPRHGKYMACCLMYRGDVAPKDVNAAVGTIKTKRTIQFVDWCPTGFKCGINYQSPTVVPGGDLAKVQRAVCMISNSTSVAEKVSSLKLVRIWLRWRKIMKKLVSSLVRVKMMMKRNTEEMSSDRPFILCFNVTVLCF; translated from the exons ATGAGAGAATGCATTTCTGTTCACATCGGTCAGGCCGGTATTCAAGTCGGTAATGCTTGTTGGGAACTCTACTGTCTCGAGCACGGCATTTCG CCTGATGGTCAGATGCCAAGTGATAAGACTGTTGGAGGAGGTGATGACGCCTTCAACACTTTCTTCAGTGAAACAGGCGCTGGGAAGCACGTTCCACGTGCCATATTTGTAGATCTGGAGCCCACTGTTATTGATGAAGTGAGGACTGGGACGTACCGTCAGCTTTTTCACCCTGAGCAACTCATCAGCGGGAAAGAAGACGCCGCTAACAACTTTGCTCGTGGTCACTACACTA TTGGAAAGGAGATTGTTGACCTATGCCTTGACCGTATCCGAAAGCTTGCTGATAACTGCACTGGTCTTCAGGGTTTCTTGGTGTTCAATGCTGTAGGTGGAGGAACCGGTTCTGGTCTCGGTTCCCTTCTTTTGGAGCGTTTGTCAGTTGACTATGGAAAGAAGTCTAAGCTGGGATTCACTGTCTACCCGTCACCCCAGGTTTCAACCTCAGTTGTAGAGCCATACAACAGTGTGCTTTCCACTCACTCCCTGTTGGAGCATACTGATGTCTCTGTTTTGCTCGACAACGAGGCCATCTATGATATCTGCAGGCGCTCTCTCGATATCGAACGTCCCACTTACACCAATCTTAACCGGTTGGTTTCTCAG GTGATTTCTTCTTTGACTACCTCACTGAGGTTCGATGGAGCTTTGAATGTGGATGTGACTGAGTTCCAAACAAATCTTGTGCCGTACCCGAGGATCCACTTTATGCTTTCGTCATATGCCCCTGTTATCTCAGCTGAAAAAGCATACCATGAGCAGCTGTCAGTTGCTGAGATCACCAACACTGCGTTTGAGCCGTCATCTATGATGGCCAAGTGTGACCCTCGTCATGGTAAGTACATGGCATGCTGTCTGATGTACAGGGGAGACGTTGCACCCAAGGACGTGAATGCAGCTGTTGGAACCATCAAGACCAAACGAACCATTCAGTTTGTGGACTGGTGCCCAACTGGTTTCAAATGCGGTATCAACTACCAGTCTCCAACTGTGGTTCCAGGTGGTGATCTTGCTAAAGTGCAGAGGGCTGTGTGCATGATTTCCAACTCTACCAGTGTTGCTGAA AAGGTGAGTTCTCTGAAGCTCGTGAGGATTTGGCTGCGTTGGAGAAAGATTATGAAGAAGTTGGTCTCGAGTCTGGTGagggtgaagatgatgatgaagaggaatACTGAAGAGATGAGTTCTGATCGACCTTTCATCCTTTGTTTTAATGTTACCGTGTTGTGTTTTTAG